GTGATGgccataactagacttcgttgaattaccacacgcaccatgcaatcaggttgccgatgtacggtagtataaaagaggtgagcgacctcccggtctcgtagtataagcagttcatgttaagagatgtgaccagTCCAAATAAATAGAGCAGCTATAGCTAATATATACCTACagtatgtaagcacttgtttttgcattactgtggttggaatagtcaaagcttaacatttgttcggtgcagacaagaattcaatcaaacatactacaatgagagtgttgctgctccaaacaattgcccctggaatacccttatccCCGTAGCcagtacaactctcagaagcccttaatatagtatataaagtatcacaaaccgttatccaaaataacaattcactaatttcagaaaaagtgaaatgtaagttgagaaacattattgctgaaaattctgcctattcacaacttcgtattagaAATGacgtactatcaggtcacgacaagatttCTGAAGTTGGTTTACTAAaacgtagtgactttccgttcttcaaatatgtacgtattaaatcgtgtgatgttgaacgtacattttcctaatataaaaactgtttgagtgaccatcggaggaggttcactttgcagtcgctcataatgtacgtaactcttcactgcaatgcacatattcaaggatgatgtgagtatattacattaaattttaagagttaatatatctcactataaaataattgtgtatttacatgtttagacatttcctacttcaatgatcattcattatatttcttgactgcaggatacatgttttattataaccgcagtatactgctcagtgtttacattagaagcatactccatccgttacacgtccctttctcatacagtctataccgcgtgcgtagtaaaccttacgattctcgtggcaattccacgaagtctagccATAACTAATGCCAGTCCATTCGAAATGTATCTTAGATTTAAAACAACATTGTTTACGTATTGTATTTATGTAGATATCATTTATCTTTGCAATTTAGCCTTAATCATGTTTAGAGTGATTTTGTTTAACCTACGATTCACTCTATAAAACTTAAGACtctcttttattgaaataaaactaaaaaaaaaaaaaaaaaaaaaaatgtacacaataatatGTTTGCACaggacattttaattaaatttgtgtGCACTGCTATATTTAATGTACTTATGAATGTCAACTGTAATTTAAACTATAGAAATTTCGTGTTAATATGACATTTAAAAAGTTAAATGTTTTAATTCTCGTcagtatgtaattttaaatgttcagaatttttttaatgctattttgtaaacaatttcatactaaactgaatattttttctgttaataatGATCTTTGGTATAAACtggaaattataacacttttGTGAACAAATTCTTTCTCTTTCATACAATGATTTCCTAATTTTTCCCGTGTCGTTATTACAAATCATAAATTCGTGGAATTTATTCCTTTCCAATGTTTCAAGCTGTGATATAAATTCTCATTGGTAAGTTACATGGTTTTAAATATACTAATATTTAAGTCCAAGATTCTTTCTAGAGTACATGATAATAAGCAGTTGATAATGAGACTTctaagttataaaatatttcctgATATCATAAGTTTTAAATTGTCAACTAAGTTTTCAtgataatattttgcaattattatattacaatattttcgattcaaagttaaaataatgattaaagtaatcattattattactaatgtaagataaaattaatataaaatattttctccttCTGTAAATAAAGACCTCCATGTAGAAATGAAATGGGCTTAAACAGAATGTATCCGAAAGTGATATAGAAACTTACGCTGTTATTGTGAGATTATTCTCATTTAATAAGTTCCCACAAACATATTTCTGACTtcaggctggtttacaataaaccggaaacggaaacgacaacgagaacggaaatattgtttaaatacatttattttaacattatttccgttctcgttcatttattttaacattatttccgttctcgttctcgttgtttccgttcccggtttattgtgaactagccttcaCAATCTTTgcagttattttcaaatttaagaATCACATAAAGACAGATCAGACTGTAGTTAATTTGTTTCTGTGCCAGGGAATCCTTATGAACGATAGTCCGAAAAGAAGTGAGTATAATACATGATCAGCTATTTATTTGTGGTTATACTATAGATTAGCGAGTACTATATCTGCAATGCCTgcgaaaagtgacataagtcagtttccacaaatcttttttgaaaatttattgacaacttacactggtttatgtcgatttgattgttttctgtatgaattattgtaatgggagaaatactcaTGTCTGTTTTTCCAAGCGAGAAgagttccgtaagttgtcaataaattatcaaaaaaggtttgtggaaattgacttatatcacttttcccaggcactgcagatattatgTGAAAGTACATCGCAGTAGCAAAAGATTTGTAATATACGTACTATAAGCGACGTCTTATTCAGAAAGAAACATTAGTTAAAAGCTATAACGATTTTAAGTTACTGTTTTCTATTCAGTATAAAATAGTAACGAACATAATTATTTCCTATTTgaaatataattgtaatattgcattcactctgaaattttgtctacagTTTATTCCGTTCATCCCAAGAGTGACAATCTGTTATTTCAGAACTGTTGTCAGTGAAGTTGAGTTAGTAAAATGGAACAGTTCCATAAAGGATGCAAATTCTACCATTTCTAAAATACaacttttatgtttgttttttatatttgaaaatatttcataattaactaatttatttattcagttactttcattagttttgaattgcCGCCATGCTATAATTACTGATTGGAGGATGTTTATATGAGTTTTCTCACTCAACAGTACCTCAAAGATAAGCTCAAGTTGCTGTATGATTCCCTGAAACATTCTGTATTCCTTAAAGTCCGTGAAGAGAGAAAATAGAGCAGATACGTAAGATATTTCCAACGTGTATTTCATAATATGATGCCGAATTGACGTGCGTTACCTAGATTACAACCAACTGTCAGAGCTCCACGTCAGCATAAGAACTTATATCGCTACTCCCACTTCTGGTTAGAGACAAGTCGTACAATTCTTCGAACTCCCGGGACGGTTCGCGCTTGCATTTCCTCCCTCGGATCGGCCTTTCAGAGCCTTGTTTCTTCTTCAGCGAACTGCTGCTGCTAAATCCTCGGGTCCTGGCGTCATACCTCGCTGTTACTCCACGTGCCCCCCGCAGACTCCATCGTGCTGAAAGTGCTGATGGTCACACTCTTCCTCTTGTGGTGTATCGGCAGCGTAGAATACTTGCTAATGCTACTATGACAACTACCTGTGGTGCCCCCTGAGCTGCTTGAAGACGTGGACGCCCCACCCTCAGACACACCTAGGACACCTTGGTGCACTAGAGTCCCAGGAGCGACACCGCTGAATCGCTGAAGCTGCTGAGCAAAGAGGAAAGGCGTTGGCATTGGCACTGTGTCAGTCGCTGTAGTGGGCTTCGTGGTGATGAGGGGTTGGTTTCTCATTAGGGTGATGGGAACAGTCACCCCCGCCAGAGGGGTGTCGTACTCGTGCATCGCCGGGGTGGTGTCAATCGTCGGGGGCTTCCCTGAAGGCAGAGTTGTGTCACAAGTCGACACCAACACACTGGTAGGAGCGTTGCCACTGTCACCGGGCTCCTTCAGCACGTTCGTGGGGTTTGTAGTGCAGATATCAGGTGCCGTGTTGCTGAGAAGCAGGGGACCTTCCACTCCCTCCAGGTCGCTGGCGACTAAAGCTTCTGACTTTGCACCGTAGTACTCCATGCTGCTTCCGCTCCAAAGGCTTGGAGGACCGTTTTGTCGTCGCCTGCCTCCAGAGCTGCGATGGTGCACGAGGTACTCCCCTGCAGATCCTTGCCGCAGGCGTCGCTCGGCGCCTGGCACCATCACTCGCACCATGTCCTCCACCGTAGGGAAGCGGCGGAGGTACGCAGTCATGGAGAGCAATGCGGCGAGCTCTGCCATGATGAAGGCGGCGCCCGCAGCGAAGAAGGACCAGCCGTACCGGTAGTCGAATGGATTCGACGAGTTGTTGGACGAGTAGGACGTGACCGTCTGTCGTCTCGGACGATCAAGGTAAGCGTCGCTCAGCACGGAAGCGAAGATGACGAGACCTCCGCCCAGAGACAGACCTGAAGGAAAGACATTAATTTGTGTAACTTACATGATTGGATTTGTTCTACAGCCCATTTCCTCTCAATTggaatgtatagtagtggcaaaaaaaccggggccacccttgtaactgatttcaaagccttgttcactcaggcacgatagactggtagctaagactttcgtggttcgaatcctgcatgggaaggaaacttctttttgttccttattgaaatttattcccaatacttttcgattgcagtgacattttactacttaattaacttattattcccagaacatgaatttagcAGCTATCCAAAAgtaatgggaataaatttgaataaggaacaaaaaaaagtttccttcccaggcaggattcgaaccacgaaagtcttagttaccagtctatcgtgctctagattgaacaaagctctgaaataagctacaagggtcggtccggtttttttgccactactatacacaGTGTATTATGGAGTATTCTGCCGCTGCCACAGCTCCTCCGGGCGGCAACGATGTATCACAACTGATTAAAAACTTCAGCAAATTCGCTGTACGTGTAGTTTATTCTTCTGTACGAGTTCAAATTCTGTGACAACAAAAGTATATATTAATTAGTCTGTAAACTTAAACAAGAAATTATAGTCTGACGCAAATAATGACATAAGAAATAAACTTTGAGCCTTAAGATGAACGAGTAATGTGATTTcaatgtttccgtcttgacttatttacAATGTCAAcacaaaaagaaattttttgttaacacattttaattattttgtgttaacaaaaaatatttttttgggttGACATTATAAATAAAACTATACGGAAACATTGAAACCACATTACTCGTTCATCATAATACGACTTATTGGATAATCTACAAagatgaattcaaaattaaaatttgagcCTTAAGAATGAAAAATGTGTATGGACGCAATAACTATTTCTATTGGTTCTCCAGTCGTATTGATAATGAGTGGAATCGATTGCTGGAAGAGTCGATATTTTGTTGTTACTGAGGAAATAAGTTTTCTTTACATTGAGCGTATGAAGTTTGGGCTATAATTCTGATATTGAAAACACACTATGCACTGATTCTCAGTTTCTTATTTATCTTCAAGGATTGTGAACACGCCAAAAACACTTTAAGTTTAACTTGAAATAATATTCGATTCTACCGTAACACGTCATTCCTGTGTTtcagtggatgaataaatgaataattcgaGGATGAGTGGTACAAGGAGGATgggagaaggaaagaagaagagtGATGGGAAAAAGCTAATCCATGAATCGGGATGTCAAAATGGGGGAAGAAGTGCCAGTAATAAAAATGGGTTTGAAAGAAGTAATGTAAAAGACTCTACGGCAGTGTCTGTTGGGGATTTTAAAGATTTTAGAAGCATGATGTTAAAAAAATTCGAGCAATTAAATCAAACGTTAAGTAAACCGTGGGGATAAcgaaaattggtgaaaaatatGGTGGGGGAGACGAGATTTGATAGTATAAGGAAGTCAAGCGAGTGAAAAAAGTGTAAGCTACAAAGAAGATGGAGAAGTAGTAAAAAAACTTtcgaaaacgtaatacggcgaacgccagtaggggaagttatccccacccacataaaatgtgcattcgacacaacactagcctatcacgtagagtgtctggtgagctagtaggggaaaagtggaaaggggtcgtgggcggagcttagcgttcgccgtattatGTTTTTACTAAAAAGCTCGTGAATAGTATTTTTTGAGTTAATGAGTGACTAATATTAGTGAACTAGTATAAGATCAAGAAAAGGTTAGATGGGAAGATTAATATCAAGGCGTCAGAATAAAGAAAGTGTGAATAGTATGAATTATTGATGGTGCACATAGCGAAAAGTGAACTGAATAACGTATCTGCTATAGAAGTGAACTGGTATAAACAGTAATGTGCTGtataagtgaattaatgaataaataatgaataacaaatacaAGATGGGATAAATATTAAATAGACGCTGGACTGAGCAGCAAGAGGAGAGACAGCTAGTGGGATAAGGGTAGTTTAATAAAGTATACCGCAAAGAAGTGTTATTTGTAATgattgttaatggtggcaccgtatACATAAAAATGTGAGGTCAATCATTATATGTAAGAAATACAGTgatgaaatattattatcatatatCAAATGAATAATACGCTTTCATTTAAGCGTCAAAGTTAGGATCTACCACACTTCAACTTTTTCGTTATCACATTTGTGAATCCATTGTCAATGGTCgcgtttaataaaattattccaagcTTTCAAGTCAAACTTATGACGTCAATCAGCTCACGCCATGTTTATAAGAGTtcaccaataaaaaaaaaatatggtttatttaacgacgctcgtaactgcagaggttacatcagcgttgctggtgtgccggaatttttgtcccgcaggagttcttttacataccagtaaatctactgacatgagcctgtcgcatttaaatatacttaaattccatcgacctcggtcgagatcgaacctgcaacctcgagcatagaaggcctgcgctataccaactgcgctaccgagggcgacagtTCAccaatactttaaaaaaataggGATTACTGAGTGTACGGTGTGCATTAATTAAAAaacttttataatataataattaacgttattaTCAAACGCAACGGaccttttctcctgttcaccattcattTCACTGTATCTTTTAGTagacagccaattcctttttctcctcttgatctgtttcagcattattctttcttcacccacttcgTCTAgaaaagcttcatttcttattctgtatatcAATTTCAAACTCTCAATTCTTCACCAAACCAATATTCCAAATGtttttagtcgtttctcttcacttcatcgtataATGTCCaaatttctgcctcatacaatgccaaacATCACACATAGCACTTTGCCAGTCTCTTCCTTATTCGTTTTTCCAGAGACCCACAGTTATGATCTTTTTATATTATTGGATTTTTATTTCTGGGTGTAGTCAAGGCCTATTTTCATAGTCCAACACTATTTTTCTACTATttgatgaatataaaaaataagaaatttttgGATCTATCATTGAGCACAAAATGTTactagtattaccacagtctagtatatacagttacgaagctctatacgtagtaaatatgcatccataaacagttgctaaccagtaggatcgctactcggcacttggtcagtaataattgagactcgttcagacatggtttcttctaaatagttctcttaatctatcacaaaatatttcaatatccggtaatttcatcactatagaattttgttactgtaggtttaatttgtaattcagtaaatacaaaaatattctttgttcttaacttctctgataaaatgtctagctttcattaatcaggtaatcttgtcgtactttaatttgtattgcaatcataattgtaaatttaatattaattgtaattttattgttcatattatagttgtaatcccctggtagaggagcagaaaaggcctgacggccttatctctaccaggttaaataaataagtactactactactatcgatt
The window above is part of the Periplaneta americana isolate PAMFEO1 chromosome 11, P.americana_PAMFEO1_priV1, whole genome shotgun sequence genome. Proteins encoded here:
- the LOC138708521 gene encoding uncharacterized protein translates to MQNINYISFITLPSPACSLIKYSTWDEVKHSDLGVWTSLDFTPAFITRMRLSTPFEAVSVLLMLVATMFALMGHFNSDHKTLVACGLYILGGLSLGGGLVIFASVLSDAYLDRPRRQTVTSYSSNNSSNPFDYRYGWSFFAAGAAFIMAELAALLSMTAYLRRFPTVEDMVRVMVPGAERRLRQGSAGEYLVHHRSSGGRRRQNGPPSLWSGSSMEYYGAKSEALVASDLEGVEGPLLLSNTAPDICTTNPTNVLKEPGDSGNAPTSVLVSTCDTTLPSGKPPTIDTTPAMHEYDTPLAGVTVPITLMRNQPLITTKPTTATDTVPMPTPFLFAQQLQRFSGVAPGTLVHQGVLGVSEGGASTSSSSSGGTTGSCHSSISKYSTLPIHHKRKSVTISTFSTMESAGGTWSNSEV